The following are from one region of the Anguilla rostrata isolate EN2019 chromosome 7, ASM1855537v3, whole genome shotgun sequence genome:
- the ccdc77 gene encoding coiled-coil domain-containing protein 77 encodes MDSSPGRSSGPDRTDCDTPVPDSDSPLPPVNERLAFLRPSRELLEFYRQKVAQFDGEHVELLQMLEKYKATSEDQHKLQWEVRQRESEIAELQKALSDMQIYLFQEREQALRLYAENDRLKIRELEDRKKIQHLLALVGPDVGEITYFYREPPHKVTIPQKKLQASSRDPKRPARTAPRKKAAKPEVGGETAESPEQYKRDNQTLMLQVEALQAQMEEQTRLAKEQVESLLEDRRIQAEEVQVQRTRDEERVAALTDKLHRTQNLLYDSTKDFLHLKFETRAQEKSWMAEKDQLLQKLDSYQERLRGSRGGVGVGDGTSRIAPPVPKQSHHARREEVKVLEEELKQAHRLADMYREQCVSLEADLAQIREEGDVGKELFKERSSKVAKRLQLMTQRYEALEKRRAMEVEGFKTDIKHLRQKLKDVEKQLFKVALNVGPDQDLAILQEVRQTGSRTKKVQGELRTLKAKIYGLENELRYC; translated from the exons ATGGATTCCTCACCAGGAAGAAGCAGCGGCCCTGACCG GACTGATTGTGACACCCCTGTCCCGGACAGCgactcccccctgcccccagtaAATGAGAGGCTGGCTTTCTTGCGCCCATCGCGGGAGCTGTTGGAGTTTTACAGGCAGAAAGTTGCCCAGTTTGATGGTGAGCATGTGGAGCTGCTCCAGATGCTGGAGAAGTACAAGGCCACATCTGAGGACCAG CACAAGCTTCAGTGGGAGGTGCGCCAGAGGGAGAGTGAAATCGCAGAGCTGCAAAAGGCCCTGAGCGACATGCAGATATACCTGTtccaggagagggagcaggcaCTTAGGCTGTATGCAGAGAATGACAGGCTCAAGATCAG GGAGCTAGAAGACCGAAAGAAGATACAGCACCTCCTGGCTCTGGTGGGTCCAGACGTTGGAGAGATCACTTACTTCTACCGGGAACCCCCGCACAAG GTCACCATCCCTCAGAAGAAGCTCCAGGCCAGCAGTCGGGACCCAAAGAGGCCAGCAAGAACAG CTCCACGCAAGAAAGCGGCCAAACCAGAAGTGGGAGGAGAGACTGCAGAGTCCCCGGAGCAATACAAGAGGGACAACCAGACCCTGATGCTGCAG GTGGAGGCGCTGCAGGCCCAGATGGAAGAGCAGACCCGGCTGGCCAAGGAGCAGGTGGAGTCCCTCCTGGAGGACCGGCGCATCCAGGCGGAGGAGGTGCAGGTGCAGCGGACAAGAGACGAAGAGCGGGTGGCTGCTCTCACCGACAA GCTGCATCGCACGCAGAACCTGCTGTACGACAGCACCAAAGACTTCCTGCACCTGAAGTTCGAGACGCGAGCGCAGGAGAAGAGCTGGATGGCCGAGAAGGACCAGCTGCTGCAAAAGCTGGACTCCTATCAGGAGAGGCTGAGGGGGAGccgggggggagtgggggtcgGAGACGGAACCTCCCGCATTGCACCCCCCGTGCCCAAGCAGTCCCACCACGCCCGTCGGGAGGAGGTGAAG gtgctggaggaggagctgaagcaggCCCACCGGCTGGCTGACATGTACAGGGAGCAGTGCGTCAGCCTGGAGGCCGACCTGGCGCAGATCCGGGAGGAGGGCGACGTGGGCAAGGAGCTTTTCAAG GAGCGTTCAAGTAAGGTTGCGAAACGGCTCCAGCTGATGACCCAGCGGTACGAAGCCCTGGAGAAGCGGAGGGCCATGGAGGTGGAGGGCTTCAAGACGGACATCAAACACCTGCGACAGAAGCTCAAAGACGTGGAGAAGCAGCTCTTCAAG gTGGCACTGAACGTGGGGCCAGATCAGGACTTGGCGATCCTCCAAGAGGTGCGGCAGACCGGCTCTCGCACTAAGAAGGTCCAGGGGGAGCTGAGGACACTGAAAGCCAAGATCTATGGACTGGAAAATGAGCTGAGATACTGCTGA
- the hdhd5 gene encoding haloacid dehalogenase-like hydrolase domain-containing 5, translating into MASRLNVFKVGWQVVKSVSFGQRIPRRCLSSTIPRRHNHGQPLFGLLFDIDGVLVRGRTPIPAAKQCFQNLVDRNGKYKVPVVFVTNAGNCMRQAKAEQLSHLLEVEVSPDQVMVSHSPLRVFSQFHNMCVLVSGQGPVLEVAQNLGFQNVVTVDMLREAYPLLDVVDHHRRPKDTVLQTKHLPPIEAVILFGEPIRWETNLQLIVDVLLTNGKPGNSVTSLNYPHIPVLACNMDLMWMAEAKNPRFGHGMFLVCLESIYKKITGCKLKYEALIGKPSVVTYNYAELLVRQQAESLGWAEPVERLYAIGDNPMADIYGANLYNQYLQASRQTQTQAQMKGGLGQAGGVPKQKAVGEVEVTEYLSASVLRGEGCLPKACLSILVCTGVYNRDQQDLPPDPMHTVTERIFHGHRDFRFDPSLTQPSFIVQDVREAVELVFQQEGCPLE; encoded by the exons ATGGCATCTAggttgaatgtttttaaagtcGGATGGCAGGTCGTAAAATCTGTCAGTTTTGGACAAAGGATTCCACGCAGATGCTTGTCATCAACAATTCCACGTCGTCATAATCAT GGTCAGCCGTTGTTTGGGTTGCTGTTTGATATTGATGGGGTTTTGGTCCGTGGAAGGACACCTATTCCTGCTGCTAAACAGTGCTTCCAGAACCTAGTGGACAGGAATGGCAAGTACAAAGTTCCTGTTGTCTTTGTGACCAACGCTGGGAACTGCATGAGGCAGGCTAAGGCTGAGCAGCTGTCTCATCTGCTGGAGGTAGAG GTTTCTCCAGACCAGGTTATGGTGTCGCACAGTCCCTTGCGAGTCTTTAGTCAGTTCCACAacatgtgtgtgctggtgtcagGCCAAGGCCCAGTGCTGGAAGTGGCCCAGAA TCTTGGGTTCCAAAATGTAGTTACCGTTGATATGCTGCGGGAAGCCTATCCGCTCCTGGATGTTGTGGACCACCATCGCCGACCCAAAGACACG GTGCTTCAAACCAAGCACTTGCCTCCCATTGAAG CGGTGATTCTTTTTGGGGAGCCAATCAGATGGGAGACCAACCTACAACTTATTGTGGATGTGCTTTTGACCAACGGGAAACCAGGGaactctgtgacatcactgaactACCCTCACATTCCTGTGCTGGCTTGTAACATGGACCTCATGTGGATGGCCGAGGCCAAGAACCCCAG GTTTGGTCATGGAATGTTCCTTGTGTGTCTGGAGAGCATCTATAAGAAGATCACAGGGTGCAAACTGAAGTATGAAGCTCTGATTGGAAAGCCAAGCGTGGTCACGTACAACTATGCCGAGCTGCTGGTCCGGCAGCAGGCAGAGAGTCTGGGCTGGGCAGAGCCAGTTGAAAGATTGTACGCCATTGG GGACAACCCTATGGCAGATATCTATGGTGCCAACCTGTACAACCAGTACCTCCAGGCATCGCGACAGACCCAGACGCAGGCTCAGATGAAGGGTGGCCTGGGTCAGGCTGGAGGGGTGCCAAAACAAAAGGCCGTGGGGGAGGTAGAGGTGACTGAATATTTGAGTGCCAGTGTCCTGCGTGGGGAAGGGTGTCTGCCCAAAGCTTGTCTCTCCATCCTGGTGTGCACCGGCGTCTACAACCGGGACCAGCAGGACCTGCCGCCAGACCCTATGCACACGGTGACGGAGCGCATATTCCACGGCCACCGTGACTTCCGCTTCGACCCCAGCCTCACGCAGCCCTCCTTCATAGTGCAGGATGTCCGCGAGGCCGTGGAGCTGGTCTTTCAGCAGGAGGGCTGTCCTCTGGAGTAG